The following proteins come from a genomic window of Gossypium raimondii isolate GPD5lz chromosome 5, ASM2569854v1, whole genome shotgun sequence:
- the LOC105766760 gene encoding cyclin-dependent protein kinase inhibitor SMR9, whose amino-acid sequence MAPSSRRGKTTRNASKPRRSKYRKKLVKPSINIQTSTSATLEDSASKIDDGFALDHNIEGDDDVSTTSPCSTPKAQRYRIPEIHTCPPAPKKRRSVPSNCSLQRTPPIAFFASPDLELFFFFAFRDISV is encoded by the coding sequence ATGGCACCCAGCAGCAGAAGAGGCAAAACAACAAGAAACGCAAGCAAGCCCAGAAGAAGTAAATACAGGAAGAAGCTCGTAAAGCCGAGCATCAATATTCAAACGTCCACATCAGCAACGTTGGAAGATTCGGCTTCCAAGATTGATGATGGATTTGCATTGGATCATAATATTGAAGGAGATGATGATGTCTCTACTACAAGTCCATGCTCTACACCAAAGGCTCAAAGGTATCGAATACCGGAAATCCATACATGCCCTCCAGCACCAAAGAAGCGAAGATCAGTTCCCTCAAATTGCTCCTTACAAAGAACTCCTCCTATTGCTTTCTTTGCTTCTCCAGATTTAgagctcttcttcttctttgcatTTAGAGATATTTCAGTCTGA